The Podarcis muralis chromosome 10, rPodMur119.hap1.1, whole genome shotgun sequence genome includes a region encoding these proteins:
- the DUSP6 gene encoding dual specificity protein phosphatase 6 gives MLDTLRPAAPPFVVSDMALCKTVAWLNEQLELGTERLLLMDCRPQELYESSHIESAISVALPGIMLRRLQKGNLPLRALFASGEEEREKFARRCGTDTVVLYDESSSDWNENTAGDSVLGLLLKRLKDDGCKAFFLEGGFSKFQAEYALHCETNLDSSCSSSSPPLPVLGLGGLRISSDSSSDIESDIDRDPNSATDSDGSPLSNNQPSFPVEILPYLYLGCAKDSTNLDVLEEFGIKYILNVTPNLPNLFENAGEFKYKQIPISDHWSQNLSQFFPEAISFIDEARGKNCGVLVHCLAGISRSVTVTVAYLMQKLNLSMNDAYDIVKMKKSNISPNFNFMGQLLDFERTLGLSCPCDNRVPSQQLYFTTPSNQNVFQVDSLQST, from the exons ATGCTAGATACGCTCCGACCCGCCGCTCCTCCTTTCGTGGTGTCGGACATGGCGCTGTGCAAGACGGTGGCGTGGCTCAACGAGCAGCTGGAGCTGGGCACCGAGCGCCTGCTGCTGATGGACTGCCGCCCGCAGGAGCTGTACGAGTCGTCGCACATCGAGTCGGCCATCAGCGTGGCGCTGCCGGGCATCATGCTGCGGCGCCTGCAGAAGGGCAACCTGCCCCTGCGCGCCCTCTTCGCCAGCGGCGAGGAGGAGCGCGAGAAGTTCGCCCGCCGCTGCGGCACCGACACCGTCGTCCTCTACGACGAGAGCAGCAGCGACTGGAACGAGAACACGGCCGGCGACTCCGTCCTGGGGCTGCTCCTCAAGCGCCTCAAAGACGACGGCTGCAAGGCCTTCTTCCTGGAAG gTGGTTTCAGCAAGTTCCAGGCAGAGTATGCCCTGCATTGCGAAACTAACTTGGACAGTTCATGTAGCAGCAGTTCTCCCCCTCTGCCAGTCCTGGGCTTGGGTGGCCTCCGAATCAGCTCAGACTCCTCTTCGGACATTGAATCTGACATTGACCGAGACCCTAACAGTGCCACCGACTCTGACGGCAGCCCCTTGTCCAATAACCAGCCTTCCTTCCCGGTGGAGATCTTGCCCTACCTCTACCTGGGCTGTGCCAAGGATTCCACCAACTTGGACGTTCTAGAAGAGTTTGGCATTAAATACATCTTGAATGTCACCCCCAACCTGCCTAATCTCTTTGAGAATGCTGGCGAGTTTAAATACAAGCAGATccccatctctgaccactggagccaaAACTTGTCTCAGTTTTTCCCTGAGGCCATCTCTTTCATAG ATGAAGCTCGTGGGAAGAATTGTGGCGTGCTTGTGCATTGCCTGGCAGGGATCAGTCGCTCGGTCACCGTGACGGTCGCCTACCTGATGCAGAAGCTCAACTTGTCCATGAACGACGCCTACGACATTGTCAAGATGAAGAAATCCAACATCTCCCCCAACTTCAACTTCATGGGCCAGCTGTTGGACTTTGAGAGGACTCTGGGGCTCAGCTGCCCCTGTGACAACCGCGTCCCCAGCCAGCAGCTGTATTTCACCACCCCTTCCAACCAAAACGTCTTCCAGGTGGACTCCCTGCAGTCCACGTGA